From Demequina capsici, one genomic window encodes:
- a CDS encoding GNAT family N-acetyltransferase, translating into MSTPASPADTVRAARPGDEAAIARIQVESWVSALGERLGPRRHTAFDLEAVEQGWRQAISEPPSPGHQVFVALGDEGEIVGFVACAPPKDLIALEIAPDRRRRGHGSRLLAAAADHMRSHGARSMRLWSLEKDRVRVDFLKMAGFAEAGMRRELDGPGITIPEQLWHTDLTPEA; encoded by the coding sequence ATGAGCACACCTGCCTCCCCCGCAGACACCGTCCGCGCAGCCCGCCCCGGCGACGAGGCCGCGATCGCCCGCATCCAGGTCGAGTCCTGGGTGTCCGCGTTGGGTGAGCGTCTGGGGCCGCGGCGCCACACGGCGTTCGACCTTGAGGCTGTCGAGCAGGGGTGGAGGCAGGCGATCTCGGAGCCTCCGTCGCCCGGCCATCAGGTCTTCGTCGCGCTCGGCGACGAAGGAGAGATCGTCGGGTTCGTCGCCTGCGCACCGCCGAAGGACCTGATCGCGCTCGAGATCGCGCCCGACCGCCGCCGCAGGGGCCATGGCTCGCGGCTGCTGGCTGCCGCAGCCGATCACATGAGGTCGCACGGAGCCCGATCGATGCGCCTGTGGTCCCTCGAGAAGGACCGCGTGCGTGTCGACTTCCTCAAGATGGCCGGATTCGCCGAGGCCGGCATGCGTCGTGAGCTCGACGGCCCCGGGATCACCATCCCTGAGCAGCTGTGGCACACCGACCTCACGCCAGAGGCCTGA
- a CDS encoding thymidylate synthase — MTDIPTPYEDLLRDVLATGTAKGDRTGTGTVSVFGRQLRYDLSQGFPLITTKRVHVRSIVGELLWFLRGDTNVRWLQERGITIWDEWADADGELGPVYGYQWRSWPAPDGRHIDQIAEVVEQIRTNPDSRRLMVSAWNPADIPDMALAPCHAMFQFYVADGRLSCQLYQRSADLFLGVPFNIASYALLTHLIAAQTGLEVGDFVWTGGDCHIYSNHVEQVELQLSRAPHPYPTLHLAPRDSLFDYDIDDVRVDNYVHHPGIKAPVAV, encoded by the coding sequence GTGACCGACATCCCCACGCCGTACGAGGACCTGCTGCGCGACGTGCTGGCCACCGGCACCGCCAAGGGTGACCGCACCGGCACCGGCACCGTCTCCGTGTTCGGCCGCCAGCTGCGCTACGACCTCTCGCAGGGCTTCCCGCTGATCACGACCAAGCGCGTGCACGTGCGCTCGATCGTCGGTGAGCTGCTCTGGTTCCTGCGCGGCGACACGAACGTCCGCTGGCTGCAGGAGCGCGGCATCACCATCTGGGACGAATGGGCGGACGCCGACGGCGAGCTCGGTCCCGTGTACGGCTACCAGTGGCGGTCGTGGCCCGCGCCGGACGGCAGGCACATCGATCAGATCGCGGAGGTCGTCGAGCAGATCCGGACGAACCCCGACTCGCGTCGTCTCATGGTGTCCGCGTGGAACCCCGCTGACATCCCCGACATGGCGCTCGCGCCGTGCCACGCGATGTTCCAGTTCTACGTGGCCGACGGACGCCTGTCATGCCAGCTGTATCAGCGCAGCGCCGACCTCTTCCTCGGAGTTCCGTTCAACATCGCGTCGTACGCCCTGCTGACGCACCTGATCGCCGCCCAGACGGGGCTCGAGGTCGGCGACTTCGTGTGGACCGGTGGGGACTGCCACATCTACTCCAACCACGTGGAACAGGTGGAGCTGCAGCTCAGCCGCGCGCCGCATCCCTACCCCACGCTTCATCTCGCCCCCCGTGACAGCCTGTTCGACTACGACATCGACGACGTGCGTGTCGACAACTACGTCCACCACCCAGGGATCAAAGCACCCGTAGCGGTGTAG
- a CDS encoding GNAT family N-acetyltransferase: protein MTWDVPTRIVTARLEIRRYTAADAEALTEVAARNRDHLLRYMVWAEAEPQTVRQRLEFIAKAGAEFDAGVEYTMGIFERAGGAFLGGSGFHVKTAPVGHLEIGYWIDADREGHGYVTEATAALARVALEHCGSPYVAIAHAPTNVRSAAVPQRLGFTRQPGTDKPRCTDAGSSVTPVEWHATVETLAGPAFASHPRPSLEDADGGTLTWHA from the coding sequence ATGACCTGGGATGTGCCCACGAGGATCGTCACCGCACGGCTCGAGATCCGCCGCTACACCGCCGCTGACGCCGAGGCGCTCACGGAGGTCGCCGCCCGCAACAGGGACCACCTGCTGCGCTACATGGTCTGGGCTGAGGCGGAGCCTCAGACCGTGCGCCAGCGGCTCGAGTTCATCGCGAAGGCGGGCGCGGAGTTCGACGCAGGCGTCGAGTACACGATGGGCATCTTCGAGCGCGCAGGCGGGGCGTTCCTCGGAGGGTCCGGATTCCATGTGAAGACAGCGCCCGTGGGCCATCTGGAGATCGGGTACTGGATCGACGCCGACCGTGAGGGTCACGGCTACGTGACGGAGGCGACTGCGGCGCTCGCCCGCGTCGCGCTCGAGCACTGCGGATCGCCGTACGTCGCGATCGCGCATGCTCCCACGAACGTGCGCAGCGCGGCCGTGCCCCAGCGCCTGGGCTTCACCCGGCAGCCAGGCACCGACAAGCCACGATGCACCGACGCGGGGTCGTCCGTCACCCCCGTCGAGTGGCACGCGACCGTGGAGACGCTGGCGGGCCCGGCGTTCGCCTCGCACCCCCGCCCGTCGCTCGAGGATGCCGACGGCGGCACGCTGACGTGGCACGCCTGA
- a CDS encoding efflux RND transporter periplasmic adaptor subunit encodes MDLARRWSWRLAIVPVAVGGLVAGVLLTGASSSSATYRTATVTTGDVTQTLTATGSIESASQYDLAFQTSGTVDSVAVSVGDTVAAGDVLATLDTSDLDDAVTSAQETLTEAEQTLADDLDAQSTGTTTSTTSSASYTAGASTATATVTAAVYTTGSVTTAVSATPSTGATTDASDAVTAAHDALVAAQEALLAQYDTAQALLDEASTAAADAQTVCEAFTTASTATSATGSSDPSAVPSPSVSATDGSSDDTSVADALAACQAATQTALKASQSSIAAQSELMTLASDVDAAVAAYQQALADAGTTDTSGGGSGTGADAGTGAASGAGGSSTTPDTGSTSGGSSAAGGSMGGSSSLTASVPSAADILADKADITAAEAALAVAQQQVEYAQLSAPVAGEIIAVGLAEGDSVSADDTSAVITLVADNTYLVQLSVSLTEAQLLAVGQAAELTLTSSGQVVDGTVSSVSTVNSGNSYSQAYAVSIAVPDPGFDIRIGASTRMQITVAGATGVLVVPTSAVTDAAGDATVQVLGSDGTASTVSITTGAIGATYTEVTSGLSEGDEVVLADLTQTITSSDSSSSDSSSGLLSGLSSDSSTGSSTTGQFPGGGTMPGGGAPPGFSG; translated from the coding sequence ATGGATCTCGCGCGACGCTGGTCGTGGCGGCTCGCGATCGTGCCCGTCGCGGTCGGCGGACTGGTTGCTGGCGTGCTCCTCACGGGAGCCTCGTCCTCGTCTGCCACGTACCGCACCGCGACAGTCACGACCGGCGACGTCACCCAGACGCTCACGGCCACCGGCTCCATCGAGTCGGCCAGCCAGTACGACCTGGCGTTCCAGACGAGCGGCACCGTGGACTCGGTGGCGGTGTCGGTCGGCGACACCGTCGCCGCTGGCGACGTCCTCGCAACGCTCGACACCTCCGATCTGGACGATGCGGTCACCTCGGCTCAGGAGACGCTGACCGAGGCGGAGCAGACGCTCGCCGACGACCTCGACGCCCAGAGCACCGGAACCACCACGAGCACGACCTCGTCGGCGTCGTACACCGCCGGTGCCTCCACGGCGACGGCCACGGTCACCGCGGCCGTCTACACCACGGGGAGCGTCACGACCGCGGTCTCCGCCACGCCGTCGACGGGCGCGACCACCGATGCCTCGGACGCAGTCACGGCGGCGCACGACGCGCTCGTCGCGGCACAGGAGGCGCTGCTCGCGCAGTACGACACCGCGCAGGCGCTGCTCGACGAGGCCTCGACGGCTGCGGCTGATGCCCAGACGGTCTGCGAGGCGTTCACGACAGCGAGCACGGCCACGTCGGCGACAGGTTCCTCGGATCCGAGCGCCGTGCCGAGCCCGAGCGTCAGCGCCACGGACGGCTCGTCCGACGACACCAGCGTGGCGGACGCGCTCGCCGCCTGCCAGGCGGCGACGCAGACTGCGCTCAAGGCGTCGCAGAGCTCGATCGCCGCGCAGTCGGAGCTGATGACGCTCGCGTCGGACGTCGATGCCGCCGTCGCGGCGTATCAGCAGGCGCTGGCCGACGCCGGTACCACGGACACCTCCGGCGGCGGTTCCGGCACCGGTGCCGACGCAGGCACCGGGGCGGCGTCCGGGGCTGGCGGCTCGAGCACGACCCCCGACACCGGCAGCACGAGCGGCGGCTCGTCAGCGGCGGGCGGCTCGATGGGCGGATCGTCGAGCTTGACCGCCTCCGTCCCCTCCGCCGCCGACATCCTCGCCGACAAGGCCGACATCACCGCAGCGGAAGCGGCGCTCGCCGTCGCCCAGCAGCAGGTGGAGTACGCCCAGCTCAGCGCTCCGGTCGCAGGCGAGATCATCGCGGTGGGGCTTGCCGAGGGCGACTCGGTCAGCGCCGACGACACCTCGGCCGTGATCACCCTCGTGGCTGACAACACGTACCTGGTGCAGCTGTCGGTCAGCCTCACGGAGGCCCAGCTCCTGGCCGTCGGCCAGGCCGCCGAGCTGACCCTCACCAGCTCGGGCCAGGTCGTCGACGGCACCGTCTCGAGCGTGAGCACCGTGAACTCGGGCAACTCGTACAGCCAGGCCTACGCCGTGTCGATCGCGGTGCCCGACCCCGGCTTCGACATCCGCATCGGCGCCTCCACGCGTATGCAGATCACGGTGGCAGGCGCCACAGGAGTCCTCGTCGTGCCCACCTCCGCAGTCACCGATGCGGCCGGCGATGCCACCGTCCAGGTGCTCGGCTCCGACGGCACCGCCAGCACGGTATCGATCACCACAGGTGCGATCGGAGCGACGTACACCGAGGTGACCTCAGGTCTGTCCGAGGGCGACGAGGTCGTGCTCGCCGACCTCACCCAGACGATCACGTCGAGCGACTCGAGCTCCTCCGACTCGTCGAGCGGACTGCTGTCGGGTCTCAGCTCGGACTCGAGCACGGGTTCCAGCACGACGGGTCAGTTCCCTGGAGGAGGCACGATGCCGGGCGGGGGAGCGCCGCCCGGGTTCTCCGGCTGA
- a CDS encoding AzlD domain-containing protein, producing MTPHMWTWIAIVAAGVLAWLTKVAGHTVPERIVQDPRVHRIAAFVTVALLISLSAVQTFTTGARLTVDSRLVAIAVAALLLWRRAPFLVVVVAAAATAAGLRALGWG from the coding sequence GTGACGCCGCACATGTGGACCTGGATCGCGATCGTCGCCGCGGGAGTGCTCGCGTGGCTCACCAAGGTCGCAGGCCACACCGTGCCCGAGCGGATAGTCCAGGATCCGCGCGTCCACCGCATCGCGGCCTTCGTCACCGTGGCGCTCCTCATCTCGCTGTCCGCCGTGCAGACCTTCACGACCGGGGCCCGGCTCACCGTCGACTCGCGGCTGGTCGCGATCGCTGTGGCGGCGCTCCTGCTGTGGCGCCGCGCGCCGTTCCTGGTGGTCGTCGTCGCCGCGGCCGCGACCGCCGCGGGCCTGCGCGCGCTCGGGTGGGGCTGA
- the dapB gene encoding 4-hydroxy-tetrahydrodipicolinate reductase, whose protein sequence is MISVAVLGASGRMGATTVHAVDSADDLTLVAALDAGDEVAMAARAGAQVVVDFTVPSATEANVHAAIEAGLHAVVGTTGWTADALGRVDEHLKERPELGVLIAPNFALGAVLAMKLSAAAAPYFESVEIVELHHPDKVDAPSGTARHTAAGIAAARAAAGVASSPDATSQDPDGARGAVLDGVHVHAVRLRGLVAHEEILMGNPGEQFTIRTDSFDRVSFMPGVLLGIRKVAAHPGLTVGLDGYMTL, encoded by the coding sequence ATGATCTCCGTCGCTGTGCTGGGCGCCTCAGGGCGCATGGGGGCCACGACCGTGCACGCGGTCGATTCGGCCGATGACCTGACCTTGGTGGCCGCGCTGGACGCGGGCGATGAGGTGGCGATGGCCGCCCGCGCCGGAGCGCAGGTCGTCGTCGACTTCACCGTGCCCTCAGCCACCGAGGCGAACGTCCACGCGGCGATCGAGGCGGGCCTGCACGCGGTGGTAGGCACCACCGGATGGACCGCGGACGCGCTCGGACGCGTGGACGAGCACCTGAAGGAGCGCCCCGAGCTCGGCGTGCTGATCGCACCCAACTTCGCGCTGGGAGCCGTGCTCGCGATGAAGCTCTCGGCCGCCGCCGCTCCGTACTTCGAGTCCGTGGAGATCGTCGAGCTGCACCACCCCGACAAGGTGGACGCGCCGTCGGGCACGGCGCGGCACACTGCGGCGGGCATCGCCGCCGCGCGCGCCGCTGCAGGGGTGGCGTCCTCTCCCGACGCGACCTCGCAGGACCCGGACGGTGCCCGCGGCGCGGTCCTCGACGGCGTGCATGTGCACGCGGTCAGGCTGCGTGGACTCGTCGCGCACGAGGAGATCCTGATGGGCAATCCTGGCGAGCAGTTCACGATCCGCACCGACAGCTTCGACCGTGTGAGCTTCATGCCCGGCGTGCTGCTCGGCATCAGGAAGGTCGCCGCGCATCCGGGGCTCACCGTCGGCCTCGACGGGTACATGACGCTATGA
- the dapA gene encoding 4-hydroxy-tetrahydrodipicolinate synthase, with translation MTDPARPFGTVLTAMVTPLHEGGALDLEGAQKLARWLVSRGSDGLVLSGTTGEAPTTHAPEKVDLLKAVREAVGPDVMILTGAGSNDTAHAVRMAEQGEEAGADGILALTPYYSKPSQAGVVAHFRAILGATGLPAMIYDIPGRTSLAISDWAYDQLATHPRVVAVKDATGDVATGKARHERTGLAWYSGDDGLTLDFLRAGGVGTVSVIAHIAARETKAMIDAWTAGDESEAQRIHESLLPVVSAMFAIPGAVSAKAAVQWAGVIDSRAMRLPLLPATQAEYDTLTAALEAAGMTR, from the coding sequence ATGACTGATCCTGCACGTCCCTTCGGCACTGTCCTGACCGCCATGGTCACGCCGCTGCACGAGGGAGGTGCCCTCGACCTCGAGGGCGCGCAGAAGCTCGCGCGCTGGCTCGTCTCCCGCGGCTCCGACGGTCTCGTGCTGTCGGGCACCACGGGCGAGGCGCCGACGACGCACGCGCCGGAGAAGGTCGACCTCCTCAAGGCGGTGCGCGAGGCCGTCGGGCCGGACGTCATGATCCTCACGGGCGCCGGTTCCAACGACACCGCCCACGCCGTGCGCATGGCGGAGCAGGGCGAGGAGGCCGGCGCCGACGGCATCCTGGCGCTCACCCCCTACTACTCCAAGCCCTCCCAGGCAGGCGTGGTCGCGCACTTCCGCGCGATCCTCGGCGCAACAGGGCTGCCCGCGATGATCTACGACATCCCGGGGCGCACCTCGCTCGCGATCTCGGACTGGGCGTACGACCAGCTCGCGACGCATCCTCGCGTGGTCGCGGTCAAGGACGCGACCGGCGACGTCGCCACGGGCAAGGCACGCCATGAGCGCACGGGTCTCGCCTGGTACTCCGGCGACGACGGTCTCACGCTGGACTTCCTGCGGGCCGGCGGCGTCGGCACGGTCTCCGTGATCGCGCATATCGCGGCGCGCGAGACGAAGGCCATGATCGACGCCTGGACCGCCGGCGACGAGTCCGAGGCCCAGCGCATCCACGAATCACTGCTTCCCGTCGTCTCCGCGATGTTCGCCATCCCCGGCGCCGTCAGCGCCAAGGCTGCCGTGCAGTGGGCCGGAGTGATCGACAGCCGCGCCATGCGCCTGCCGCTCCTGCCCGCCACCCAGGCCGAGTACGACACCCTGACCGCGGCCCTCGAGGCCGCAGGAATGACACGATGA
- a CDS encoding efflux RND transporter periplasmic adaptor subunit gives MPKITFRWSRVRAWGIPIVALVAGAGLGVGAMALWGPGGDSAQALPAIDSASGQQTVTVGLQTLEESVSATGTLAAVSSSDLAFQASGQVTAVYHEAGDTVAAGDVIAEIDTLQLTADLTSAQASLAQGEAQLADLEDAADGSDSSDAQIAAAKAQVAVLQQNADDAESAMDDSKLVADISGILTSQPYAVGDVVSAGSSSSGSSSAGATSMGGTSSATSSSSSSSGVTIVGQDEWTVSVSLTEAEVAEIAVGDQVTFTSDDYDGEFYGIVSDIANLPTTTGGSATYAVDLQVTGTVEGLFEGTSVDADIVYLRATDVLAIPTNAITTTDGVSTVTAVDDSGNQTATEVTTGDTIGSYTEITDGLSEGDQILVTVTTGSTSSDSSSSSGDMSGFGGQMPNFDSSGGQMPGGMGQMPSN, from the coding sequence ATGCCCAAGATCACTTTCCGTTGGAGCCGTGTGCGCGCATGGGGGATCCCCATCGTCGCGCTCGTCGCAGGTGCAGGCCTCGGGGTCGGCGCCATGGCGCTGTGGGGGCCCGGCGGAGACTCGGCGCAGGCGTTGCCCGCGATCGACTCCGCGTCGGGACAGCAGACCGTGACCGTCGGCCTCCAGACTCTCGAGGAGTCGGTGTCCGCGACGGGCACCCTCGCGGCGGTCTCCAGCTCCGACCTGGCGTTCCAGGCCTCGGGCCAGGTGACGGCCGTGTATCACGAGGCCGGCGACACCGTGGCAGCGGGCGATGTCATCGCCGAGATCGACACGCTTCAGCTCACGGCCGACCTGACGTCGGCCCAGGCGAGCCTGGCGCAGGGCGAGGCGCAGCTCGCCGACCTCGAGGACGCAGCGGACGGGTCCGACTCGAGCGATGCGCAGATCGCCGCCGCGAAGGCCCAGGTCGCGGTCCTCCAGCAGAACGCGGACGACGCCGAGTCGGCGATGGACGACTCGAAGCTGGTCGCCGACATCTCCGGCATCCTGACGTCGCAGCCGTACGCGGTGGGCGACGTGGTGTCCGCTGGGTCCAGCTCGAGCGGTTCCAGCAGCGCCGGCGCCACGTCCATGGGAGGCACCTCCTCCGCCACGTCGTCGTCCTCATCGTCGAGCGGCGTGACCATCGTCGGTCAGGACGAGTGGACGGTGTCCGTGAGCCTCACCGAGGCTGAGGTGGCGGAGATCGCCGTCGGAGACCAGGTGACCTTCACGTCCGACGACTACGACGGCGAGTTCTACGGCATCGTCTCCGACATCGCGAACCTTCCCACCACGACCGGTGGCAGCGCCACCTACGCGGTGGACCTCCAGGTGACGGGCACCGTCGAAGGCCTCTTCGAGGGCACCTCGGTCGACGCGGACATCGTGTACCTGAGGGCCACCGACGTCCTCGCGATCCCCACCAATGCCATCACCACCACCGATGGCGTCTCCACCGTGACGGCCGTCGACGACTCCGGGAACCAGACCGCCACCGAGGTGACCACAGGCGACACGATCGGCAGCTACACCGAGATCACGGACGGGCTCTCCGAGGGCGACCAGATCCTCGTGACGGTGACGACAGGCTCCACGAGCAGCGACTCCTCGAGCAGCTCGGGCGACATGTCCGGGTTCGGCGGGCAGATGCCGAACTTCGACTCCAGCGGCGGTCAGATGCCTGGCGGCATGGGCCAGATGCCGAGCAACTAG
- a CDS encoding dihydrofolate reductase → MSEDRAAIHAIWAQARDRAGRPVIGLDGGMPWHLPGDLARFQSLTHGAAVIMGRHTWESLPDRFRPLPDRFNIVVTSHEAPHGAASASSLPAALELAEAEDPGTDVWVMGGARLFAESLFVADTIEVTMIDLEVEGDTFAPVLSPTTWEVVAESGTQTDGDGPSYRFVTYHRRA, encoded by the coding sequence ATGTCCGAGGACCGCGCAGCCATCCACGCCATCTGGGCTCAGGCCCGCGACAGGGCTGGACGGCCGGTGATCGGCCTCGACGGCGGCATGCCGTGGCATCTTCCCGGCGACCTGGCACGGTTCCAGTCGCTCACCCACGGCGCCGCGGTGATCATGGGCCGCCACACGTGGGAGTCGCTTCCCGACCGCTTCCGCCCGCTGCCCGACCGTTTCAACATCGTCGTCACGTCCCACGAGGCCCCCCACGGCGCCGCGAGCGCGTCCTCGCTGCCTGCGGCGCTCGAGCTGGCCGAGGCCGAGGACCCCGGCACGGACGTGTGGGTGATGGGCGGCGCGCGGCTCTTCGCCGAGTCGCTGTTCGTGGCCGACACGATCGAGGTGACGATGATCGACCTGGAGGTCGAGGGCGACACGTTCGCGCCCGTCCTGTCTCCCACCACGTGGGAGGTCGTGGCAGAGTCCGGGACGCAGACCGACGGCGACGGCCCCTCGTACAGGTTCGTCACCTACCACCGCCGCGCCTGA
- a CDS encoding AzlC family ABC transporter permease gives MARLRLDPTRQQALSVSVATGAYGLSFGALSVAAGLDVWQTMALSLLVFSGGSQFAFVGVLGAGGSAAAAVATSTFLGVRNGFYGVALADVLRPVRGIRLAWGAQVTIDESTAVALAQPHDDPEARRAGFWWTGVGVFVLWNAITVLGALLGERIGDPADWGLDAAAGAAFLGLVWPRLASRRAQAVAGISAVVALALTPVLPAGVPILVAALVGVLAGWRPSAPTEVPE, from the coding sequence GTGGCACGCCTGAGGCTGGACCCGACGCGCCAGCAGGCGCTGTCCGTCTCGGTCGCCACCGGCGCGTACGGGCTCAGCTTCGGTGCCCTGTCGGTCGCCGCCGGTCTGGACGTGTGGCAGACGATGGCGCTGTCGCTGCTCGTGTTCTCGGGCGGCTCCCAGTTCGCCTTCGTCGGCGTGCTCGGAGCGGGCGGCTCCGCAGCGGCAGCCGTCGCCACGTCCACGTTCCTGGGCGTGCGCAACGGCTTCTACGGCGTCGCGCTCGCCGACGTGCTCCGCCCAGTGAGGGGCATTCGGCTCGCGTGGGGCGCCCAGGTCACGATCGACGAGTCCACCGCGGTCGCGCTGGCGCAGCCGCACGACGACCCTGAGGCGAGACGTGCCGGCTTCTGGTGGACAGGCGTCGGCGTGTTCGTGCTGTGGAACGCGATCACGGTGCTCGGCGCCCTGCTGGGCGAGCGCATCGGCGACCCCGCCGACTGGGGTCTCGATGCCGCCGCGGGCGCGGCGTTCCTTGGCCTCGTCTGGCCCAGGCTCGCGTCGCGCAGGGCACAGGCGGTCGCAGGCATCTCCGCGGTCGTCGCGCTCGCGCTCACGCCGGTCCTGCCCGCCGGCGTCCCGATCCTGGTCGCCGCGCTCGTCGGAGTGCTCGCCGGCTGGCGACCGTCCGCCCCGACGGAGGTCCCGGAGTGA
- a CDS encoding ABC transporter permease, which produces MRTSDLLGSSWRAIRSHKMRSALTMLGIVVGIASVVLTVGLGLGTQKDVSEQIASLGSDLLIVSPGSSTDSSGVRGGFGSAETLTLSDADALASTIAVPDAVAVAAEKSSSLELDYGESNWTTSVTGTSVSWPEVRSRDLMYGSFFTDDDVTSAADVIVLGSETATELFGSTNVVGQEVTIDGTTFKVVGVLSAAGSSGDTSLDDIAVVPMTTMTETLSDTASESVDTIYIKAASSDVLTAADQEAEALLLNLHGISSADSADFSIAAQDSLIDTATSVYQKLTVLLTGIAALALLVGGIGVMNIMLVSVTERTREIGLRKALGAAPAHIRNQFLIEAMILGLSGGAVGVIIGVGLALALPSVLGSTIVISGMALVVSVVVAVGIGGVFGVYPAARAARLAPIDALRDQ; this is translated from the coding sequence GTGAGGACGTCAGACCTGCTGGGAAGCTCGTGGAGGGCGATCCGCTCCCACAAGATGCGTTCGGCGCTCACCATGCTCGGCATCGTCGTCGGCATCGCGTCCGTCGTGCTGACCGTGGGCCTGGGCCTCGGGACGCAGAAGGACGTCAGCGAGCAGATCGCCTCGCTGGGCTCCGACCTGCTGATCGTGTCGCCCGGCTCATCCACCGACTCGAGCGGCGTGCGCGGAGGCTTCGGCAGCGCGGAGACCCTCACGCTGTCGGACGCCGACGCACTCGCGTCGACGATCGCCGTGCCGGATGCAGTCGCTGTGGCCGCCGAGAAGTCCTCGAGCCTCGAGCTGGACTACGGCGAGAGCAACTGGACCACCAGCGTCACAGGCACGTCGGTGAGCTGGCCCGAGGTCCGCTCGCGGGACCTGATGTACGGCAGCTTCTTCACCGATGACGACGTCACCTCGGCTGCGGACGTGATCGTGCTCGGGTCGGAGACCGCGACCGAGCTGTTCGGCTCGACCAACGTCGTGGGTCAGGAGGTGACGATCGACGGCACCACGTTCAAGGTCGTCGGCGTGCTCAGCGCGGCCGGATCGTCGGGCGACACGTCGCTCGACGACATCGCGGTGGTCCCGATGACCACCATGACGGAGACCCTGTCCGACACGGCGAGCGAGTCGGTCGACACGATCTACATCAAGGCCGCGTCCTCCGACGTGCTCACCGCGGCCGACCAGGAGGCCGAGGCGCTCCTGTTGAACCTCCACGGCATCAGCAGCGCGGACAGCGCCGACTTCTCGATCGCCGCGCAGGACTCGTTGATCGACACCGCGACCTCGGTGTACCAGAAGCTCACGGTGCTGCTGACCGGCATCGCCGCGCTGGCGCTGCTCGTGGGCGGCATCGGAGTCATGAACATCATGCTGGTCTCCGTCACGGAGCGGACCAGGGAGATCGGCCTCCGCAAGGCGCTCGGCGCCGCACCTGCCCACATCCGGAACCAGTTCCTCATCGAGGCGATGATCCTGGGCCTGAGCGGCGGAGCTGTCGGGGTGATCATCGGCGTCGGGCTGGCGCTTGCGCTCCCGAGCGTGCTCGGCTCGACGATCGTGATCTCCGGCATGGCGCTGGTCGTGTCCGTGGTCGTCGCGGTCGGCATCGGCGGAGTCTTCGGCGTCTACCCGGCGGCTCGCGCGGCGAGGCTCGCGCCTATCGACGCACTACGAGACCAGTGA
- a CDS encoding ABC transporter ATP-binding protein — MTAITSDPFEVVTHPVIELTGARKTYHTGDIEFEALRGIDCRIFPGEYVAIVGPSGSGKSTLMNILGCLDVLTEGSYILAGEDVSTMDENALASARNRRIGFVFQQFHLLASLTALGNVELPLMYAGVAPSERHERALHALERVGLADKSRNHPGQLSGGQQQRVAIARALVTEPAIVLADEPTGNLDSHSTEDVLGMLDDLHSEGSTIVLITHESDVARRASTVYNVTDGQFVGAGTEIAK; from the coding sequence ATGACCGCCATCACCAGCGATCCGTTCGAGGTCGTCACGCATCCCGTGATCGAGCTCACGGGCGCGCGGAAGACGTATCACACGGGCGACATCGAGTTCGAGGCCCTGCGCGGGATCGACTGCAGGATCTTCCCCGGCGAGTACGTCGCCATCGTCGGCCCCTCCGGCTCCGGCAAGTCCACCCTCATGAACATCCTCGGTTGCCTCGACGTGCTCACCGAGGGAAGCTACATCCTCGCCGGGGAGGACGTCTCCACGATGGATGAGAACGCGCTCGCGTCGGCGCGGAACCGTCGCATCGGGTTCGTCTTCCAGCAGTTCCACCTGCTCGCGAGCCTCACGGCGCTCGGCAACGTGGAGCTCCCGCTGATGTACGCGGGGGTCGCGCCGTCCGAGCGGCATGAGCGGGCGCTGCACGCCCTGGAGCGGGTGGGCCTCGCGGACAAGAGCCGCAACCATCCCGGTCAGCTCTCAGGCGGCCAGCAGCAGAGGGTCGCCATCGCACGGGCCCTCGTCACCGAGCCCGCCATCGTCCTCGCCGACGAGCCCACAGGCAACCTCGACTCGCACTCGACCGAGGACGTGCTCGGCATGCTCGACGATCTTCACAGCGAGGGCTCCACGATCGTCCTGATCACCCACGAGAGCGATGTCGCACGGCGTGCGAGCACCGTCTACAACGTCACCGACGGCCAGTTCGTCGGTGCAGGGACGGAGATCGCCAAGTGA